A single genomic interval of Aquila chrysaetos chrysaetos unplaced genomic scaffold, bAquChr1.4, whole genome shotgun sequence harbors:
- the LOC121233079 gene encoding uncharacterized protein LOC121233079 isoform X1 codes for MDAPWLAVYHVTRGSMGTVDVIARRSPEGRLGLDAPGPTVDHLARGSLLALDVTAGGTVLDTSGPTVDHVARGPLGTADIAARRSPEGRLGLDAPGPTIDHLARGSLLALDVLAGWLVVDTPWLAIYHVTRGPLGTVDIVARRFPDGYLGLDAPGPTVDHLARGSLLALDVLAGGRAVDTPWLVVHHLARGPLGTLDVITRRWSRGRLGLDAPGPTVDHLARGSLLALDIMA; via the exons ATGGACGCACCGTGGTTGGCCGTCTATCATGTTACACGTGGTTCCATGGGGACAGTGGACGTCATTGCAAGAAGGTCGCCTGAGGGACGTCTTGGTTTGGACGCACCGGGGCCAACCGTCGACCATCTGGCACGTGGTTCCCTTCTGGCATTGGATGTCACCGCAGGAGGGACGGTTTTGGACACATCGGGGCCAACCGTTGACCATGTTGCACGTGGTCCCTTGGGGACAGCGGACATTGCTGCAAGAAG GTCGCCTGAGGGACGTCTTGGTTTGGACGCACCGGGGCCAACCATCGACCATTTGGCACGTGGTTCCCTTCTGGCATTGGATGTCCTGGCAG GATGGTTGGTTGTGGACACACCGTGGTTGGCCATCTATCATGTTACACGTGGTCCCTTGGGGACAGTGGACATCGTTGCAAGAAGGTTTCCTGACGGTTATCTTGGTTTGGACGCACCGGGGCCAACCGTCGACCATCTGGCACGTGGTTCCCTTCTGGCATTGGACGTCCTGGCAGGAGGGCGGGCTGTGGACACACCGTGGTTGGTCGTCCATCATCTGGCACGTGGTCCCTTGGGGACACTGGACGTCATTACAAGAAGGTGGTCTCGAGGACGACTTGGTTTGGACGCACCGGGGCCAACCGTCGACCATCTGGCACGTGGTTCCCTTCTGGCATTGGACATCATGGCATGA
- the LOC121233079 gene encoding uncharacterized protein LOC121233079 isoform X2, translated as MDAPWLAVYHVTRGSMGTVDVIARRSPEGRLGLDAPGPTVDHLARGSLLALDVTAGGTVLDTSGPTVDHVARGPLGTADIAARRSPEGRLGLDAPGPTIDHLARGSLLALDVLAGGRAVDTPWLVVHHLARGPLGTLDVITRRWSRGRLGLDAPGPTVDHLARGSLLALDIMA; from the exons ATGGACGCACCGTGGTTGGCCGTCTATCATGTTACACGTGGTTCCATGGGGACAGTGGACGTCATTGCAAGAAGGTCGCCTGAGGGACGTCTTGGTTTGGACGCACCGGGGCCAACCGTCGACCATCTGGCACGTGGTTCCCTTCTGGCATTGGATGTCACCGCAGGAGGGACGGTTTTGGACACATCGGGGCCAACCGTTGACCATGTTGCACGTGGTCCCTTGGGGACAGCGGACATTGCTGCAAGAAG GTCGCCTGAGGGACGTCTTGGTTTGGACGCACCGGGGCCAACCATCGACCATTTGGCACGTGGTTCCCTTCTGGCATTGGATGTCCTGGCAG GAGGGCGGGCTGTGGACACACCGTGGTTGGTCGTCCATCATCTGGCACGTGGTCCCTTGGGGACACTGGACGTCATTACAAGAAGGTGGTCTCGAGGACGACTTGGTTTGGACGCACCGGGGCCAACCGTCGACCATCTGGCACGTGGTTCCCTTCTGGCATTGGACATCATGGCATGA